In the genome of Bradyrhizobium sp. CIAT3101, one region contains:
- a CDS encoding MerR family transcriptional regulator, whose product MTVRALRHYEHTGLLRASQRTGGGHRIYDSESVRRVYHILALRELGFSLQEIRKAMEGRCSLPNLLSEQLERAEIQVARATKLRDRLRNITKNAESDVSVEELPTRLDAMSQEGCGHARRRARAPDDADR is encoded by the coding sequence GTGACGGTACGCGCCTTGCGCCACTATGAGCATACGGGATTGCTCAGAGCGTCGCAGCGCACGGGCGGCGGTCACCGAATTTATGACTCTGAAAGCGTCAGAAGAGTTTATCACATTCTTGCGCTTCGCGAGCTTGGATTCTCTTTGCAAGAGATCAGGAAAGCGATGGAGGGCAGGTGCTCGCTTCCAAACTTGTTGAGTGAACAATTGGAGCGGGCGGAGATTCAGGTCGCGCGAGCAACCAAGTTGCGCGATCGTTTGCGCAACATTACGAAGAACGCCGAATCGGACGTGAGTGTAGAGGAGCTACCTACTCGCCTGGATGCGATGTCGCAGGAAGGCTGCGGACATGCCCGCCGGCGGGCGCGCGCCCCGGATGATGCTGATCGATAG